From Bacteroidota bacterium:
GGTCATAGCGGCCATAGAGGCTATCGGATGTGCGTGGCGCGACAAGCTCATTGTCTATTTCAACAATTCTGACAGTGGCAGCAATAGGTTCACCTGTTTCAGCATCCTTTATGTGCCCTGTGATGCCTCCTTTAAAAGCCCTTTCCAGTAAGTACAGGGCGCCATTCAGGTTATCGGCAGCAACCTGCTGCCCTATGGTGCCGGAGGGAATAAAAACATCGGCGGTTTCAATAAGAAATTCCAACGTACCGGTTGATTGATAACTCCAGTTCGGGCTCTGGCTTTCTGTTCCGTCAATAGCTCCGGCAAAATAATGGGTTCCACCTAATGATGGGATCATACCTGCTATCTGGTTGGCAATCGTGTACGTGAGTGCCCAGTCAGGCGAATTGGAATAGCCCATATACTTCACATAGTACACGATTTCGCCATATGAATGATAAGTGATGGACATGACCGGTTTATGTGTGAGGATAAAATCGCGTTTTGCCATAGTTTCCATTTCGGAAAATGGCGCTGGGCCCCTATAGGTTTCACTAGAAGGCTGCGGATCGCCATATTCCCACCAGAAGTCGTAGTTCCTGTTGAGGTCTACGCCATCGAAATATGGATCAAACAAGCCATTCCCATTGTTGTCGTGCAGGTTTTTTCTCCACCATGGGTAGACTAATGAGCTGTCAACGACATAATTCCATCCATCGGGATTCATGCAGGGTACGACAAAAATTTCGGAATAGTCGACCCACTGTGCGACCACCGGGTCGGTCGCATAATTGGAGACCAGGTAGCCGATGATCTTCAGACAGCATTCCATTGCCACAGGTTCACGGGCATGATGCATGCCGTCGTAAAGGATGGCAGGCTCATCTTCCTCAAGTTGCGGGTTGTCGGAAATTTTTAGTACCGGTATGGGTAAATGCATGACATGGCTGAATCCCAGCGTATCGAGAGTGACAATGTCAGGGTGGACCGTGGCAATAGAATCGAGATAAAACCACAACTCATCAAATGTATGATATTCAGGATCCACTGACAGAGGTGCAGGTGAAACGACGCGTACATCAAATCCTTTGTGCATGAGAAATTCAGCCTGGCTGATGGTCACAATAGCCTGAGCTTCGGGTTTCATGTCGTGAAACATCAGGGCAATCCCAGCCTTTTGGATGAAGTCGGTTTTATTGTCATTAAGGTCGGGAATCAGAATAATGTACTTCGGTTCACTTTCATTTCTTTCCTGTGCTGTGCTAAACACAGAGGAAGTAATAAGAATGCAAAAGAGTAAAATTGATTTGGTTTTCATAGGTTTATGTTTTTACCTCTCCCCTTCTCCCCGCCCCAATTGGGGAGGGGAAGGGGTGGGGCAGTTATTTCATCAATACCATCTTCCCGGTCGCCTGCATGGTTCCGGCCTGAATGCGGTAAAAGAAAATACCTGCAGGATATCCAGCCATTTGCACTTTAATGACTTTCTTCCCCGGATCCATTATATCATCGCATACAGTCTGCAAAAGATTTCCCCTTATATCATAAATCATCACTTTAACAGGTGACTGCCGTGCAATATCAAAGGTCAGCCAGGTATAATCTTTAAAAGGATCTGGATAATTCTTTTGATTCATCGAAGATGGACTTGATACCGGTTTGGGATATCCATCTATCAGAACTTCATACGCACCCATGTCAAAGGCATCGTTCAGTGGCCTGGCATCACCATTGATATCATACAGAGGGGCATATCGTGTATTTCCATGACAGGTATATTCTCCAATTCCCATGTTAATGCATTCACTTGCAACCTCCAGGGTGAGTAATACAGTATCACTGAACTGCGGATTGTAATTCATGATACCATCCCCGGTGATGAGTCCATTTCCAGGTATATAGATTAAGTTAGTATCAATGTTACTGTACGCAACCTCAATAAGATAACAATTTCCCCTGATCTCAGCACCGGAAGGAGCCTCGTCTTCCCAAAAGATCGAATTAAAAATGAGTGGATTAACGAAGTTTAAACTGATAGCACCACCCATCTGGGCCGTGTTATGTGAAAAGGAATTATTGACAATGCATGAGGAATGCTGGATTGGGTTATCACTTCCATCTAAAAATAAAGCGCCGCCTGACACACCTGCCTGATTGCCGGAGAAGACATTATTTTGCAAAATCAGGGTGCTGTAAGAGGACCAAATAGCTCCACCGAACTTGGCTGAGTCATTCAAAAAGTAATTGTTTTCAATGACATGCCAGTTTTGTGTCT
This genomic window contains:
- a CDS encoding M14 family zinc carboxypeptidase, whose amino-acid sequence is MKTKSILLFCILITSSVFSTAQERNESEPKYIILIPDLNDNKTDFIQKAGIALMFHDMKPEAQAIVTISQAEFLMHKGFDVRVVSPAPLSVDPEYHTFDELWFYLDSIATVHPDIVTLDTLGFSHVMHLPIPVLKISDNPQLEEDEPAILYDGMHHAREPVAMECCLKIIGYLVSNYATDPVVAQWVDYSEIFVVPCMNPDGWNYVVDSSLVYPWWRKNLHDNNGNGLFDPYFDGVDLNRNYDFWWEYGDPQPSSETYRGPAPFSEMETMAKRDFILTHKPVMSITYHSYGEIVYYVKYMGYSNSPDWALTYTIANQIAGMIPSLGGTHYFAGAIDGTESQSPNWSYQSTGTLEFLIETADVFIPSGTIGQQVAADNLNGALYLLERAFKGGITGHIKDAETGEPIAATVRIVEIDNELVAPRTSDSLYGRYDRLLLPGTYTVQAFAENTDTVTITNVEVGSDTLAVVDINLLHVVGMDEQAGTGLRNKLIVEAYPNPVSDQVTFSFKLLEDNYVTLTIYNSIGQQVGVLVNEKQTRGTHQVQWNAQGLQAGVYFYHLSPTVNRQPATGKIVVVK